One window of the Thermococcus sp. P6 genome contains the following:
- a CDS encoding NADH-quinone oxidoreductase subunit K: MISAYYFGAISLVLIGLYAVLVKKNLLKILVGLSIMETGVNLLLISIGYVSGRSAPILSEGIGPNQAVDPIPQALVLTAIVIGVATTAMALSAAILIYEKYGTLNVEEIRRLRG, translated from the coding sequence ATGATCAGTGCCTACTACTTCGGCGCGATATCCCTCGTCCTCATAGGCCTCTACGCCGTCCTCGTCAAGAAGAACCTGCTTAAGATACTCGTTGGGCTGAGCATCATGGAAACGGGAGTCAACCTTCTCCTCATCAGCATCGGGTACGTTTCCGGGAGGAGCGCGCCGATACTGAGCGAGGGGATAGGTCCAAATCAGGCCGTTGACCCGATCCCTCAGGCTCTGGTGCTCACGGCAATAGTCATCGGCGTTGCAACGACCGCAATGGCCCTTAGCGCCGCCATTCTGATCTATGAGAAGTATGGAACGCTCAACGTTGAGGAGATAAGGAGGTTGAGAGGATGA
- a CDS encoding proton-conducting transporter membrane subunit — protein sequence MNGQYASLLIALPLISAFFVPLLKGAGKKAVGYFLVVVTALQAVIATLVFQQVYDTGKPIIVMAGGWKPPVGINLYIGHFAALFVLIVAVVSFLVAVFSLRAVKVEPIDKYAMLLLLLMLGATGMIATGDIFNLFVFMEITSISAYALTAYNKTGEAAEASMKYIILGGIGSSFFLIGVALIYGSLGTLNMAHISELAWTMNPTVAEVGLALIVFGLAVEAEIFPLNAWAPDAYQAAPHPVTVMFSAFVVKAGLYAMARIVYLMKDLWNWSSILRLLVILATLTVIVGELAALRQRNVKRMVAYSSISQIGLMALAFALGTEAGVDAGVFHMVNHAIVKTLLFLGVGYVALTLGGTGIENFRGLGRRMPVTAFSISVGAVATVGVPLFNVFWSKVRIILATLDVGYTWAAVLVLGASVVEAVYYFRLLHTMWFGEGGERRDESLTMGLIMLLLALLVIAIGVYPDYVWNIAQKAGNDIFNVAQYVKNVPLMGVGA from the coding sequence ATGAACGGACAGTACGCTTCGCTGCTCATAGCTTTACCCCTCATCAGCGCCTTCTTCGTGCCCCTGCTCAAGGGGGCCGGAAAGAAGGCCGTCGGCTACTTCCTCGTAGTGGTCACGGCCCTTCAGGCGGTGATAGCGACCCTCGTCTTCCAGCAGGTCTACGACACGGGAAAGCCAATAATCGTCATGGCCGGTGGCTGGAAACCGCCCGTGGGAATCAACCTCTACATCGGCCACTTCGCGGCACTGTTCGTTCTTATAGTTGCGGTGGTGAGCTTTCTGGTGGCGGTGTTCAGCCTCAGAGCTGTCAAAGTCGAGCCGATCGATAAGTACGCGATGCTCCTGCTGCTCCTCATGCTCGGTGCAACGGGCATGATCGCCACGGGAGACATCTTCAACCTCTTCGTCTTCATGGAGATAACCTCCATCAGCGCCTACGCTCTCACGGCCTACAACAAGACGGGAGAAGCGGCGGAAGCTTCCATGAAGTACATTATCCTCGGTGGAATCGGCTCGAGCTTCTTCCTCATAGGCGTGGCGTTGATCTACGGCTCCCTCGGGACCCTCAACATGGCCCACATAAGCGAGCTCGCCTGGACCATGAACCCGACGGTTGCGGAGGTCGGGCTGGCGCTGATAGTCTTCGGTCTGGCGGTTGAGGCCGAGATATTCCCGCTCAACGCATGGGCGCCCGATGCCTATCAGGCCGCACCCCACCCGGTTACCGTGATGTTCTCGGCCTTCGTGGTCAAAGCCGGCCTTTACGCCATGGCCAGAATAGTTTACCTCATGAAGGACCTCTGGAACTGGAGCTCCATCCTGAGACTGCTCGTCATACTGGCGACCCTCACGGTGATCGTTGGGGAGCTTGCAGCGTTGAGGCAGAGGAACGTCAAGAGGATGGTGGCCTACTCCAGCATATCCCAGATAGGCCTGATGGCGCTCGCCTTCGCCCTCGGCACCGAAGCTGGGGTCGATGCCGGAGTCTTCCACATGGTGAACCACGCGATAGTCAAGACCCTGCTCTTCCTCGGCGTGGGCTACGTTGCGCTCACTCTCGGCGGGACGGGAATCGAGAACTTCAGGGGGCTTGGAAGGAGGATGCCCGTTACCGCCTTCTCGATATCCGTCGGTGCCGTTGCCACGGTGGGAGTGCCACTCTTCAACGTCTTCTGGAGCAAGGTAAGGATAATCCTGGCCACCCTTGACGTGGGCTACACCTGGGCCGCAGTCCTCGTCCTCGGGGCCAGCGTTGTGGAAGCGGTCTATTACTTCAGGCTGCTCCACACGATGTGGTTCGGCGAAGGAGGGGAGAGAAGGGACGAAAGCCTGACCATGGGCCTTATAATGCTCTTGCTGGCCCTTCTGGTCATAGCAATAGGCGTCTACCCGGACTACGTGTGGAACATCGCCCAGAAAGCTGGAAACGACATCTTCAACGTCGCCCAGTACGTTAAGAACGTGCCACTGATGGGGGTGGGAGCATGA
- a CDS encoding proton-conducting transporter membrane subunit, whose amino-acid sequence MINELLIIIFAPLIAGVLAWWLDVRGIREILGVAGPAVSLSYLVKLYTTIDSGGFVNYTVNLGGFSFNFALTQLSWIFGMIAGVIGLAAALGMASTSKSGYEWLFALMSLTGVLGVFLSYDLLAFFIFWEIMTFGSFMMVLRYNRSASLKYFVLSVIGAYAMLLAIGLIYARVGSFSFVDVYRAFAQDAALGVAGGSTVFSTFDMAAIFGLLLVAFGVKAGLFPLHVWAPDAYSETNQSYTAMFSGVLSKAGVYGFIILYMLMGYRLVSALGTFRGVPSFGYLIAFLGGLTIIVGGLLAALQEDIRKLFAYSSISQVGYVLVAVGVGSALSMEAGVYHAISHALFKGLFFLVVAAIVHRTGKTEFKDMGGLAEKMPVTFAMAFVAILSLAGIPPMVGFASKWLIFEAVISQNLPILGGMVFFGSAIGFVYLIRFTYAVWFGQRPTDLEDTRDAPLPLAIGMGILALLNVVFGIAPGLVAGELNKIIGKEVIGGTIWELDIGVGRYNGLLLTVWLIVGLLIAAIIYFLGAKARRVPVTDTYQSGNPVTMEYNLTIRRDFFRPLREALSFWLGISFDDLYRDVAKATEEFADILRRYVYNGNAQSYAWYLGIILLILAIWGV is encoded by the coding sequence ATGATTAACGAACTCCTGATCATAATCTTCGCGCCCCTCATAGCGGGGGTCCTGGCATGGTGGCTCGACGTTAGGGGGATAAGGGAAATCCTCGGCGTGGCCGGACCGGCCGTTTCCCTGTCCTACCTCGTCAAACTTTACACGACGATAGATAGCGGAGGGTTCGTCAATTACACGGTGAACCTCGGGGGCTTCTCCTTCAACTTCGCCCTGACCCAGCTCAGCTGGATATTCGGCATGATAGCCGGCGTTATCGGTCTGGCGGCGGCGCTCGGAATGGCCTCGACCTCGAAGAGCGGCTACGAGTGGCTTTTCGCCCTCATGAGCCTCACGGGTGTCCTCGGGGTGTTCCTTTCCTACGACCTGCTGGCCTTCTTCATATTCTGGGAGATCATGACCTTTGGATCATTCATGATGGTGCTCAGGTACAACAGGTCGGCATCGCTCAAGTACTTCGTCCTGAGCGTCATAGGGGCCTACGCCATGCTGCTGGCCATAGGGCTCATCTACGCCAGAGTCGGCTCCTTCAGCTTCGTCGACGTCTACAGGGCCTTCGCTCAGGATGCGGCCCTCGGAGTGGCCGGGGGAAGCACGGTGTTCAGCACCTTTGATATGGCGGCCATCTTCGGCCTCCTGCTGGTGGCCTTTGGGGTTAAGGCCGGACTCTTCCCGCTCCACGTCTGGGCGCCCGACGCTTACAGCGAGACCAACCAGAGCTACACCGCGATGTTCAGCGGGGTCCTCAGCAAGGCTGGAGTTTACGGCTTCATAATCCTCTACATGCTCATGGGCTACAGGCTCGTGTCTGCTTTGGGAACGTTCAGGGGCGTTCCTTCCTTCGGATACTTAATAGCTTTCCTCGGGGGCCTGACGATAATCGTCGGTGGTCTCCTCGCGGCCCTTCAGGAGGACATAAGGAAGCTGTTCGCCTACTCCAGCATAAGTCAGGTGGGTTACGTCCTCGTCGCCGTCGGCGTCGGCAGTGCCCTCAGCATGGAGGCCGGCGTATACCACGCCATAAGCCACGCCCTCTTCAAGGGGCTCTTCTTCCTCGTCGTGGCGGCCATCGTCCACAGAACGGGCAAAACGGAGTTCAAGGACATGGGCGGCCTCGCTGAGAAGATGCCCGTGACCTTCGCCATGGCCTTCGTGGCCATCCTGAGCCTGGCGGGAATACCCCCCATGGTGGGCTTTGCCAGCAAGTGGTTGATATTCGAGGCCGTCATAAGCCAGAACCTGCCCATACTCGGTGGCATGGTGTTCTTTGGAAGCGCCATAGGCTTCGTGTACCTCATAAGGTTCACCTACGCGGTGTGGTTCGGGCAGAGGCCAACCGACCTTGAGGATACCAGAGACGCACCCCTTCCGCTTGCCATCGGAATGGGCATACTGGCCCTGCTGAACGTGGTCTTCGGTATCGCACCGGGCCTCGTGGCCGGAGAGCTCAACAAGATAATAGGTAAGGAAGTCATCGGCGGAACCATATGGGAGCTCGACATCGGCGTCGGAAGGTACAACGGACTTCTACTGACCGTATGGCTCATCGTAGGCCTCCTGATAGCCGCGATAATATACTTCCTCGGGGCAAAGGCCAGGAGGGTTCCGGTCACGGACACCTACCAGTCCGGAAACCCCGTTACCATGGAGTACAACCTCACCATAAGGAGGGACTTCTTCAGGCCTCTCAGGGAGGCCCTCTCCTTCTGGCTGGGGATAAGCTTCGACGACCTCTACCGCGACGTTGCCAAGGCCACGGAGGAGTTCGCGGACATCTTGAGGAGGTACGTTTACAACGGAAACGCACAGAGCTACGCCTGGTATCTGGGCATAATCCTTCTGATACTGGCAATATGGGGGGTGTGA
- a CDS encoding respiratory chain complex I subunit 1 family protein has protein sequence MFEVALKALLILIYGTLVGFLFMGIVRKVSARIQRRVGPPLYQPILDTIKLLSKESNITHGRIYDFGVVFALGATILALFFIPLANVSLLRSYGDLILISFLLEIPMLGIMFAAMSSGNPWAGLGAQRALLTLLAIQVPLGFAIVALGEFYGTFSTYGIVMAQQNSGWSIIHPSLLLAAIAYDIVLQAMFGKEPFDIMIAPGEISLGPMVEFGGKHMGLLQIQHAIALFAETLFFSNIFLGGGVVSAFASPVLNAVASLGILLIKQLAVLMVAIFIGSIFPRFTIDQAAKFYWKWPTIIAALGAILASL, from the coding sequence ATGTTTGAAGTCGCGCTCAAGGCCCTGTTAATACTGATCTATGGAACCCTCGTGGGGTTCCTCTTCATGGGTATCGTGAGGAAGGTGAGTGCAAGGATACAGAGAAGGGTTGGCCCTCCCCTCTACCAGCCCATCCTCGATACCATAAAGCTCCTTTCAAAGGAGAGCAACATAACCCACGGCCGCATCTACGATTTCGGTGTCGTCTTCGCCCTCGGGGCCACGATACTGGCCCTGTTCTTCATCCCGCTCGCCAACGTGAGCCTGCTCAGATCCTACGGTGATCTGATCCTCATCTCCTTCCTGCTCGAGATACCCATGCTCGGAATCATGTTCGCCGCGATGAGCTCAGGAAACCCGTGGGCCGGGCTCGGTGCCCAGAGGGCACTGCTGACCCTGCTCGCGATACAGGTCCCCCTCGGCTTCGCCATAGTCGCCCTCGGTGAGTTCTACGGAACCTTCAGCACCTACGGAATAGTGATGGCGCAGCAGAACTCGGGATGGAGCATAATCCACCCCTCGCTCCTGCTCGCTGCCATAGCCTACGACATCGTGCTTCAGGCGATGTTCGGGAAGGAACCCTTCGACATAATGATCGCACCGGGTGAGATATCCCTCGGTCCCATGGTGGAGTTCGGCGGCAAGCACATGGGGCTCCTCCAGATACAGCACGCCATAGCGCTCTTCGCGGAAACGCTGTTCTTCAGCAACATATTCCTCGGCGGTGGAGTCGTAAGCGCGTTCGCAAGCCCGGTACTGAACGCTGTGGCCAGCCTTGGGATACTCCTGATAAAGCAACTGGCCGTGCTCATGGTGGCGATATTCATAGGCAGCATCTTCCCGAGGTTCACGATAGACCAGGCGGCCAAATTCTACTGGAAGTGGCCCACCATAATAGCCGCCCTTGGAGCGATACTCGCAAGTCTGTGA